The Cylindrospermum stagnale PCC 7417 genome segment GTGATGTGCTAGCTGATTGGCTCTGGCATTAAGTTCTTGGTAGGTTAGCTGTTTCCCTTCAAAAACCACAGCGACAGCTTTTGGAGTGCGTTCCACCTGCTCTGCGAATAGCTGATGAATACACTTATCTTGAGGATAATCACGCTGAGTGTCATTCCACTCGATTAATAACTTATGCAGTTCTGTCTCGGTAAGAAGTTGTGCGCTATCAAGTTGTTGTTTTAGATGAGCAACTAGTATTTTTGAATCATTAAAATGCTCATTCATAAGTAACCCTCTGATAAAGAATTATGCTCCTGTTTTAAATGAAATGCCTACAGAATGAGGCTTTCAATGATTTTTAACTGGTTTTTCCATCGAAATAACCGAAGAACCCACTACCTCAACTAAGGTATCTGGTGCTATTGTCTGGAGATGCCAGTCAGTGATTTCTTCACCAGGTATCAAAACCGGAGTGCCAGGGGGGATTTTTTTGATGCTTTGACAGCTCACCAGTCCTTTTGCTTCCTGGAGATAAACTTCTTTTCTTGTGGATGCAAAAAAAGCCTCTCTCGGTAAACACCGCATTACTGGAGTTCTCATTAAAATATGCTCGTCAAATAATTCTCTGGGAGCTTGAGTAGCCAGAGTTGTGTAAATTTCTTCCAAGACTTTAGCTACATGAACAAAATCATCATCAGTATTTTGAAATGAGAAAATTAGTAGTACTCCTCTGGAATCAGAGTATTCGTCATCAACACCACGTTCATACAGTAATTTAACTAGATTATCGCCTGTAATGCGATCGCTATACAGGAAAAGTTTGAATGGATCGGACACCTGGGAATCATAAGTTAAAGTATTTCCCCAATTATCTAGTAGAGACCGCAATTGATCACAATTGCCAGCCACCTTGTGAAAAATAGATTTTCTCTCATCTCCAAAAGCCAGTTGAATAGCTTCTTCTATACTTAATAATAGGAGATTACTCCTTGATGTGGTTTCAAACAAGGCCAGGGCGGTGAGTGCTTCTTCCTCGGTAATCACTGAAGCTTCCGGTAAGTGAATTAATGCTGTTTGCACAAGACTACCAACAAACTTGTGCAGGCTATGAACAACCAAGTCACATTCTAATGTCACTGCTGATGTTTTTGCTTCTAAGAAAGGAAAATGAGTTCCATGTGCTTCGTCGAGCATGAACTCAATATTTTTACCTCGGCAATATTTGGCAATCTTCTCTAAGTTAGTTATTTTTCCATCGTAGCTAGGATAGGTTAAAAAAAGTGCAGTTACCTCCTCACCTGCTGTTTCTAATGCTTGAATAACTTCTTCATCTGTGGGCATGAAGGAACGAGATGGAATAAAAAATGGTTCTGTTCCCGAAAGGATAAATCCATGAATTATGGATAAGTGGCTATTTAGACCAATAGCAATTTTTCGATGTTTTCTTGCCAATAGACTACAGGCAATTAAAATTCCTTGAGTAGCTCCTCCAGTAATAAAAAATGTACGTTTTGTTTTATATAGACTAGAAATATACTTTTCTACATTGTCAAATTCGTCACGGTTAAAGAACGGTAAATCATAGCCATAAATGCGCTCGTCAAAATGTTCCGATTCTCCTCTATATCCTTGATGAGCAGGAGTGTGAAGCCTCAGTTTTGTTAATGATTCATGAGACGAAATCATCTGATAAGTAAGTAATTTATCATTCATCTAGGACTCCTATTAGATTATTCAACAGTATACATTTATAGGACTTACGCACTGTACAAATTTACCCTTTTTTCAGGCTTTTTCGATGCGTCTCTTTACGCATCCTACACGTAGTGTGCTGCCCAGCACAATTTATAGGACTTTCAATGAATAAAATCGATAAACATATTTACCATTTTTGTCAATGCGTAAGTCCTAATTTAATTCACAATTCAAAATCTTAGTTATAATCAGCACTCTGAATAAAGCTCCAATTGTAAATTTATTGAGTACAGTTTATTAGCTCTTCAATTTGCTCGGTTATAAATCCCCAGATGCAAACAACCTCTTTAGTGGAACTTAAGATTAGACTGTCTCCTAAACGCTACTTCTTTAACTCATGACTTTAACTAAGGTATCTGGTGCTATTGTCTGGAGATGCCAGTC includes the following:
- a CDS encoding aminotransferase class I/II-fold pyridoxal phosphate-dependent enzyme, producing MNDKLLTYQMISSHESLTKLRLHTPAHQGYRGESEHFDERIYGYDLPFFNRDEFDNVEKYISSLYKTKRTFFITGGATQGILIACSLLARKHRKIAIGLNSHLSIIHGFILSGTEPFFIPSRSFMPTDEEVIQALETAGEEVTALFLTYPSYDGKITNLEKIAKYCRGKNIEFMLDEAHGTHFPFLEAKTSAVTLECDLVVHSLHKFVGSLVQTALIHLPEASVITEEEALTALALFETTSRSNLLLLSIEEAIQLAFGDERKSIFHKVAGNCDQLRSLLDNWGNTLTYDSQVSDPFKLFLYSDRITGDNLVKLLYERGVDDEYSDSRGVLLIFSFQNTDDDFVHVAKVLEEIYTTLATQAPRELFDEHILMRTPVMRCLPREAFFASTRKEVYLQEAKGLVSCQSIKKIPPGTPVLIPGEEITDWHLQTIAPDTLVEVVGSSVISMEKPVKNH